The Arachis ipaensis cultivar K30076 chromosome B05, Araip1.1, whole genome shotgun sequence nucleotide sequence CCAAATGGTCATCAAATGCATCAAGACAAATTGAATCATAGCTTTGCTTTCTCATTAGATTCCTATGTTATCAAGTTATGTAATTACTAAACTAAAGATTAAATTGATATCAACATCAATTATGACAGTTGAGAGCATAGATATAAAAACCGGATTGATGATGGTAGTCGGATTGAAAAACCGGGGAACCGATCTCAAGATCAGTCCGAGTTGAGCATAGAATCGGAGAAGAATAAAATCCAATGAAAACCGGTTTGACCGGCCCTGTATTGAAAACCGGttcgaaattaaaattaaaaaaaaaaaatccctaaTGTTCAAAGAAGCCCCCCTCCAACCTACTGTCTCACACTCCCGGCACTAAAACACGGCAGAGGCAGAGCTCAAAGCCTCAACTTCTCTGTCGCAGCCTCTCGCCGGCCCTCATCCCCTCTTCGCCGCTCGCGTCTTCTTCTGCATCACCGCGCCGCTCGCATCTTCCGCTGTGCTTCGCCGTGGCTTGGTTCCTGTCTCCCTCTTCTCTGTGTGCGGCCAAagtgagttttttttttctattttttttagttattcaattataatttttaatgaTTTGGCCATTCAGGTGATTGTAGCTGTTGATCCGGTTTTAATGTAGCTGCAATGGTTATTTTTTGCTGATTCTGACCCTCTCTGCCTCGTGCTTCCTCTGGCTTTGGTTCTGTGATCGGAATACTGTGACATTTTATTGGAACACTGAGGCTTTGGTtctgcttctgaacttctgcagAGGTGagctttttttttcaatgcagtGTAGAATATATAAATTGATGTTAATTGGAATTTGTATAGAATGACACTTGATCGCAAATTTGAAAGCAATTGGAATTTGTATATAAATTGTTGCTGTTTTAATGTAAGTTTAAAATAGAAATTTGATGCTAATTGGAATTTGCATAGAATACTTGATACTTGATTGTTGCTGTTGTTTTAATGTAAGTTTAATACTTAATTGATGCTGTTTTAATTTAGGTTTAATATTTGATTGTTACTCTTATTTAATTGTTTTAATGTAGGTGTAATGCTAATTGAAATTTTCCTATTAgttacttttaaaaattgataattGTCGATTGTTGTTACTGTGTTAGTGAagatatattttctattaatgtaGGTTTAATACTTGttaattgactattttatatttttatttaagtaGGACCGGTTACTTACCGGTTAAACTAGTGACTCAGTAGTCTGATCAGTTCGATTACcagttcggttctgacaactattgGTGATAAAGAAACTATGTTTAATCTTTTGTTCTCTTTGCTTATAGGTTGTGGCCGCAGAACTTGAATTGAATCATGGATGCTGTTTGATGTACTGGTGACCTGACGACTTTGATTGCAGGTGATTCTTTTAAGTTCTTTTCTTACAAATCATGTAGTTTTCTTTTTAAGAAATGTAAAggttattgggtttgtatttatCAAGTGATATTTAATGTTTATGTTAACTAGTATTTTGGGTATACTAATTGAATTAAACTctatattctcttattttattttgaaaaatataatgcAATCATATTATTCTGACTTAACATTTAGTCAGtcaccaattttattttttagtagtaCCACAGCTGTATGCCTGTATTGGTGCAACGATGCATTTAAAGGTATAGAAGCAGCTGTGGGTGTAAGTGGGAAGTGCGTGCAAAATCAGTCTCTCTTTCACTGATTCCAGACCCAGAAAGGGTTTAGCAATGAAGAGGAGCTCTCCATGGGATGAGCCTGTTCAGAATCCTGATTCTTCTTCCAACGACATTCCTCTCCCAATTACCTCCATTGACCTCACCTCCCAAGGTCGTCTTCTCCTCCATTTTTTCCTCCATTATTGTTATTAATGCCTTTCAAGTTTCAATTTCACTCCACTCATAGATCATCTTGTTATTCTTATTCAACTCTTATTTACTACTACTCCTATGACTTCTAGGGTTACATGCATAGATTTTTGTGCTTTCCTGGAGTAATTAAAATTTCAACAATCAATGAAATTCACCACCTCGCATTTAACTTATACAAACTTGAATCAACCCATTCCAAGAATAGTAAATCAAAAGTATTTATGCCACCACTCTATCCTTTCCGTTTGATTCATGTGTCATGTTATTTACTCTcaaattttttgtttcttattactAATGCAAAGTTAATTTTTGTTGTAATACAATTATGTAGCTTTCAATGCCCATAACATGTGTAACCAAATAATCAATAAGTGATGTGTTATGTTTTGGTATTTTTTACACATTCTCCGAATTATTTGTTTTGATGATTGCTTCAACTACAACAATATCGGCTCAGAAAACACGTAAAACTCTTTCGATGAGTGGTTTGGAAATAAATTGTGCACGCGTTTCTTATTATCTATAGACCATATGCTGCTTTGCATTCTTATGAATATAATTATTCATAAGCTCATGCTTGAGTGCAGATATACTCATTAGACGGGCAGAAATATATCAGGAGTACATGAAGCAGATACCAATACCAAGTCAACGAGGCTCTGTCATCCCGTTTAATTCATGGATGGGATTAGGCAAATCAATAAAGCAACTCTATGGGCAGCCTCTCCATTACCTCACAAATGTTATCCTGAAGCAATGGGATCAGTTGAGACTTAACAGCAAGGATGAATACAAACCCTTAGACAACTTGATTCATCCGACCAAAGCCGAAGCCACCATCTGGCTCATGGAAGAAGTCCATCGACAGACATCATCGCATTTTCAGATTGCCGAACTTTGGAAGCTGGATCCAATGTACAATTGTTCTGTTGATGCCATTTTTCCAACTTTAGAGAAGCATTGTGAAACCAGTTAGTTTAAAGGCTTTGTTAAGTATCCTGCAAAATGTTTACTTGCTAGGTTTTGGCAAAGAAAACTTGAACAGCTCTCTTGATCATCTCGTCCCAATTCTTTTGTTTGACTAGTCATCTGTTTTGGGGCTTCTTTTTTCTGTTGTATGTGAATATTCTAGTTCAATGGTCAAGAGTAAATTGATTTGTCAATCAGATGTGAGAAATCCCACTTTATATTAACCGATTACCAATAACCTCTACAAGAACAAAATCCATCCCTGAAAAAATGGTACCTATTATTATCTCTAACAATGATTTCCCTACTGtataattttgacactaattcaGCAAATGAGTGACAATCAGAACACATTCTAAGATTTTTGACAACCCTTATGGGTGCACCTTGATCAGTAGTGATGAGTCCATAAGCCATGGCTAGTTTTTCACTGTGCCTACTGAGCAAATGCTCTTTCTCCTGCTCATCAACATCAAGTAAGACATTGGTTGTATTAGGGACGTATCCAGCCTCGCTTAGCCTGCAGTTTATCTCCTGTAGCATTAATCCAATTTGAGTATACTCTGCGTGCGATTCATCACCCGAGGTAAACTCTTGTATCTGTCCCTGAACCTCTATTGAGCTTGATCCAGGCACTTTCTGGATCCCTTTTTCTTTCATCTGCAGCCTCACTCTTGCAACTTCATTCCATTTTCCAGCTGATGCATATATGTTGGATAACAACACATGAATGCCAACCTTTCCAGGGTCCAGTTGAGTTATCTTCTCAGCTGCATATTGTGCCATTTCGACATTATTATGTTTCCGACAAGCAGCTACAAGAGAGCCCCATATAACATCATTAGGTTCCATAGGCATACTTTGTATAACATCAAGAGCTTCTTCCAACAACCCAGCTCGACCAAGCAAATCAACCATACATCCATAGTGAACAATCCGAGGACTAATTCCATGAGTTGTCTTCATTGACCTGAAAAGTTGCCTACCTTGGTCCACAGAGCCACCATGGCTACATGAAGTCAATAATGCCACAAAAACAACATCGTCTGGTCTAACCCCTTGTTTGAGCATCTCATTGAAAAGCTCAATTGCCCCCTTTGTATTTCCTTCCATTGCCATAACGCCGATGGCAGCAGTCCAAGCTGACACATCCCGTTTGTCCATTTTCGTGAAAATACGCAAAGCACTCTGGGGATCACCACACCTAGAAAACATATCAACCAAAGCTGTGCCAAGCTGCTTGTCAATCTGAATGTCATTTCTCTCAATGTAGGTATAGACCCACTTAGCAAGATCAAGAGCTCCTAGATATCCACAAGCAGAAGCAACACCAACCATGGTCACTCTGTCTGCTTCAATTCCCTGGTTTTGCATCTCCCTGAATAGCTCAATTGCTTCCTGAAACATGCTTACTTGAACCAAAGCACCAATCATAGTATTCCAAGAGACAAGATCACACTCTGGCATCTCATCAAAGATTTTCCAAGCTAATTCCACATCACCATCCCTGATCAAACCAGCAATTAGCGAATTCCACGTCACCACTGTCTTGTTTGGCATCTGCTCAAATACCTTGCACCCAGATTCTCTCTCACCACATTTCATGTACATGTCTATGATGGCATTGGAAATGTTTTCCCAGCCTTCAAGTCCATTTCTTAAGACATAAGCATGGGACGACTTCCCAACAATTAGATCACCTAACTGCGCGCAGGCCGCAATTGTAGATAACATTGTTACCTTATCTGGGCATGGTCCCTGTTGCAGCATTTCACGCAAAACTACTAGCACTTCAGCTGGCAGCCCATGTTGGGCATAATTCGACATGATAGTATTGTACATAACCAAATTCCTATCAACACATTCATAAAAAATTTTGCTTGCATTATCTATATCTCCACATTTCATGTACATATCAACGAGTGCATTCCCCATGACAGCATTAAGCTTGACCCCCAACTTACCAATATAAGAAGAAACTTTTTTCCCCAAATCAAGATCCTTCAACTTGGCACAAGCAGATATAACACAAACCATAGTAACCGGATTGGGTTGAATCCCAGTGTCAACCATCTCAAAGAACAGAGAAACAGCTTCCTTGGGCAAGTCCCTCCCAACATACCCATTGATCAAACTAGTCCAAGACACAACATTTCTCTCAAGCATTCCATCAAACACCTTGCGTCCCAAGTCAACTCTGCCACATTCCGCGTAGAAATGTATGAGAGAGTTTCTGACGAAGATATTTCCCTGGAAACCCATCTTAAGAAGAGCGCCATGAACTTGAAGACCCTCAGCAAAAGCCATAACTTTGGAGCACGCACTCAGCAAGGACGGGAAGGTGAACTTATCGGGTAAAATGCCCATCTCCGCCATGTGAATGTAGAGCAAGATAGCTTGGTCGCAAAGGCCAGTTGAAGCGTAACCTCTGAGCAGAGAGTTGCAGGCGAACAAGGAAACTGCGGCTGTTTCTTCATAGAAATAATCGAAAGATTTTCGAGCGTAGTCGAGGCTGTGGTAGGTTCCCACGTCGACGTAAGCGGCGATGAGGTTGTTGAGGTAAGAAGCGCTGTGAGAAAGGCCATTCTTGATGAAGTGGCAGTGTAACTGCTTGAGCTCCGTGAGGGTGTCGCAACTTCCAATAACCTTTAGAAATGACGTGCTGGTGATGGGTTTCGGAGGCTGGGTAGCTGGGGAAATGGCCACACAAGAGGGAGGAAGGGCCGTCGCGGCCATGTTTGTGTGTGTATAAGTTGAATGggagaaaattgtaaaaataaatattttaaaattaatattttttaaaaaataacaataaaaaatgtaATTCTGATTAATTGACCTACTCTCACTCTATAAATAAGAATGAATGTGTAGGTACTTGGTACTTGGTAGCAACGCGCCATTATTAATAGGGGAAATTTTCATTAGATGTATCAAACCCCCCTTTCATTTTTCCATGCACAGATGAAACCAGTTTTCAGGACTATATCTAAGAAGCAATGAATTCACCCCTTcaatcaaaaattccaaaaaaaaaaaaaacgaaaaatccctctctctttttttccttCTCTCTTGACCATCATTATTTTGAGTCAATCAAGAAGGGAAGTTGAGTTGAAAACTGGCAACAACCATAAAACACAAATTGCCAGTTCCACTGCTTCTCACCCCATCTCTTACAAGACATGAAAAGATGGGATAATTAAAAGGACTCAGTTAGGGACCTCTGGCTGGTGCAAAACAGAAGCAACCTGGACTCTCATCTTCAGGTATCATTCCCCCACCTCTGCTTGTATCCAGTGCTTCTAGCATTGTCACCACGTCCTTCATTTCCGGCCGTTTGTTTGGATTCGCATCCCAGCATCTTTTCATGATATTTGCCATGCCACTTGGACAACATCTCGGAATATCTGGTCGTAAATTCTGACAAACAACAGGAAATCCGTGAATCATAGCCATAGACAAACATGCTGTTGTAAATTGTTCTTTAGACAGTTCGTCTTATGACTAACCTGACGAACAACTGCAGACGATATATCAGCGAAGCTTAGATTTGGATAAGGCATGTCACAGCAATAAATTTCCCACAAGCAGATGCCGAAGCTATACACATCACATCTCCTGTTGTAAGGTTTACCATCCAGGACCTACACATGATAATGCCAAGATTAAAGCCACCTCTTGTTTCCAATCTTGAAAAACATGATTCATATGatgcttattatttttcaaaaaagcaTCAGCACTTCAATACCTCGGGCGCCATATATCCAAGTGTTCCGGTTTCACCCGTCATGTCACTTGGATTCAAAGCTTCAACACGAGCAACTCCAAAATCAGCTATTTTCAGTTTCCGGCTGGTATCTAGTAACATGTTCTCTGTTTTAACATCTCGATGAACAATCCTCATTGAGTGTAGATAGCTAAGACTGCAAATTTTAGGGGGAAAAatacattttattttaatattagattTAAAATTTCTAAGTATAGAATTATTACAGAACACAGTACTCACCCCCTGGCAAGGTCTAAAGCCAGCTGTACCACAATCTTATAAGCAAGTTTCCTCCTCCTATTCTTTATCAAGTATTGTTTTAGCGTTCCGCCAGGGAGAAACTCAACAATGACACAACATGCCCTTGAAGGGGGAGGAGGATTGTTATCAAAACTTGAAGGGTTTTTAGGGGGAATCTTAAGATTTGAAGTACCCATTGAAGCTCCGACAAACTGTTTCAGAAATTAATACAGACATCATTATTAAGCTGAGCAGTTATTTCTAGAAGCAAATTTAGTTGATAATCTTGAAACTAATTCATACCGCTCTGAGAAAGGAAAGAAATACtcaaaaaaagaaaactaagcaTGTGGATAATATCAGAGCAAAGTTCGAATTTTGCTCTGAAGTATGCTATCTGTAATAGCCACATTTTTTTTATCAACATTGTCATGTGTCAAATAATGATCATTAATAAAACAAGTGAGAGTGAAGAAGACTTTGAGGTTTTACTTTGGTGACATTTGGATGGTCAAGTTTGTGCCAAACAGCGACTTCCTGCCTAAAAGATGCACGTAAAGCGGCAGTTTCAGCAGCAGTAGCTACACCATCCTCACCCCAGTCCAAAACTTTCACTATAAAAATTCAAGACGGCAGCATAGTGGTTATAAAAGCAATATTTTCATTCTGAAATATGCTTGCAGACTCAAAAGGATATTATAATTAGAATGATGCTTTTAAATTCAACATATGCATACCATTCTAACACTTTTGCCTTTTCTCAGCAAAACAAGACAAATGCCACTTTTCTTTTGTCATTAATGTATTATTATAATTAGAATTAGTTACTTTTCGTTTGATAAAAATCAACATAAATTCAAGTAATATAAACATCAAGGTTTCAGTCAGCCAGCACTTGCCATTAGAAGCAATTTCACTTTATTATTAAAAAACAGATGTGCCTTCCAACACACAGATGATAAAAGGAAGAAATTTCGCTTTTCTGtcaaatttcatttttctttttcttggaaAACATGCCAGAAGAGATATTAGATCACAAGTTATTTTGAAAACTCCATTGCGGATTTGAGACCATATTCTCTTGCAGATAATATCATTAGCCAAatgtttaaataataaaaatgttgaaaGACATCAAATggaaaacatattaaaaaaaaaaggttaatgaGATGCAAATACCTGCAACATCTTTTGTATCATAAGTGCCCCTGTAAACAGTTCCATAAGCGCCATGAGCAACTGCATACCTTAAATCCAATTTGGCCAAATCAATCTCCCACTCCTCCTTTGGCCTTTTAACGTCGAGGCTCATCGTTCTCGACCAAACCTTGCTCAGGTGCTTTTCTAGCTGGGCATCCAAACTCTTGAGATCAATTTTATCAGCTCTGAAGATCATATCTTTGCTGCTCTGGTTTCCAGTACCCTTCATCTTTGAATTCAGAGCTCCTACCGCTTCACATTCTGGTTTCCTCCTCCCATTCTCACCATCCGAATCCATCTTCAACACCCTAAATTATCGAATTTCGACAACTAGGATGGCAACCAACTAAGTTATTTAGACAGCAgaattattttcaaaaaagaaaaaagaatttgAAATATTTGTGTACAACATATATTTTCTAAAGAGAAAATGATAACGGCAATTGTAAAACCTCCTTTCTTATATACCCTTAAGGCCTagaatttttttcccttttggtatGAACACTCAAGCCCAGAAAACTGACTCATCGTGATTAAAACCAAGAACTCATTCCTGGCCAACCACTTATTCTATTGACTTCTAAATATGAAGAAATAGTAGCAGAATAAGAAAAAGTAAACTTCTTAGAAAACGACCCAATTCGCACTATTCCTGACCAAGACCAACCAtccagaaaaaattaaaaaacaaaataaagatttcaagcatacaagaaaaaagaaaataaataaaggtaTCTTCGAAAGTACAAACCTTTAAGAGAATCAAGCAAACAATGAAGGAAACTAAAAACTTGCAAGGACCCCCACAGAAAGCAAAATAACAACAGATTAAGAATTACGCTAAATAAGAGATAGCAACAGAAGCCACAGGCGAGAAAATTGACTTTTTTTTAGGCCACCCAAAATTTTCTTCCttacttcttttttctttgaacaaaaaataaaagtgGGTGCGTGAGATGGATACCTTTTAAGGTGTTGGAGGAATCAAAGGGTTTGTTTGGGTTTGGAAACAAGAGAGAAAGTAAGTTTTGCAGTTGTTGTCATCACCAATTCAGAGACGTTGCCCAAGAGAACGAAGGCTACATTGAAATTGAGGGTTCAGTTTCTGCCTTGTTCTGAATTGTTGCAAAAAGGAGCGATTTTGAAGGGTGAAACCGATTCCAAGCCAGCATGCAGACCACCCCAAATTGAAACCAGCGGTGATGGAATCGCTGGTGTTCCCTAAAATGAGGTGGACGAACAAAACAAAACAATCTCTGAGAgacagagatagagagagaggctGTTATGTTATGTTATATTAAAAGCCTTGTTTTTCTGTTTCCTTTTAAAACCAATATATATTCTTAGTCCAACAAATTTTATTAAATGAATTTCATTTCCATGTACGCTAAGATTAAGATCTTTGCTTTTGCATTGGTACCATTGTTAAGTGTAACGGTTTGTTTGGTTCATGACAAATCAAGCATCTTTTGTGTTCGTTATTTTTGCGTAGCTGATGACTCAGGATAGGTGTTTTCCTCTTTCCTATTATTCCTTCGTTTTCAGtatttgttttatttatatttgtggtGTTTTTTTTATGGCTATTTATGttgttaatataaaaaataattatttttattaatatgacGTTATACAATTGAATATNNNNNNNNNNNNNNNNNNNNNNNNNNNNNNNNNNNNNNNNNNNNNNNNNNNNNNNNNNNNNNNNNNNNNNNNNNNNNNNNNNNNNNNNNNNNNNNNNNNNNNNNNNNNNNNNNNNNNNNNNNNNNNNNNNNNNNNNNNNNNNNNNNNNNNNNNNNNNNNNNNNNNNNNNNNNNNNNNNNNNNNNNNNNNNNNNNNNNNNNNNNNNNNNNNNNNNNNNNNNNNNNNNNNNNNNNNNNNNNNNNNNNNNNNNNNNNNNNNNNNNNNNNNNNNNNNNNNNNNNNNNNNNNNNNNNNNNNNNNNNNNNNNNNNNNNNNNNNNNNNNNNNNNNNNNNNNNNNNNNNNNNNNNNNNNNNNNNNNNNNNNNNNNNNNNNNNNNNNNNNNNNNNNNNNNNNNNNNNNNNNNNNNNNNNNNNNNNNNNNNNNNNNNNNNNNNNNNNNNNNNNNNNNNNNNNNNNNNNNNNNNNNNNNNNNNNNNattagtaaatttaaaaaataaaataaataagttctgtacaattttttgttatatttaaataaatgagagagagagtCGTTATTTTTGTGGCTGAGGGTACTTAATTGTATGGGACCAAATAAAGAAGGACAAATATACATGGAGTTGCCCTTTGGATTTGGAATTTTTCACTAGCAACCATTGAAAAATGTCCATCGCACATAGTTTCTGTCATTTTCCTTGTTCCGGCAAATAAATTACTATTAGACACCCACATACTTATGAAATGGAATACACTTTTGACTCTTAAGAGATAAGTCTGAACATGTTGGAAAGAAACTCAACCCTGTATTGGCAGTATTGTCTATACTATACTATACATGGTAAGGTTAATGTAAAAAGAATCTTACTAGAGAGTCAATAAAATATTTGTATAATATGTATAATgagttatttatttagtttaatatgagttaaaaaatgaacatttagggtaaaatattactaatttctcaaacacaatacatctatactatctagaataatcaTCCAAGTATCAAGGATAATAAATATCTGATATCCTACTGAATCGAACATCtctaaacttccattgtacaGATAccccattggctccctatacttcctcatgtaaaaaaacctaaaaacaaaCTATTTTCATAGGAATTAAGTTACACAAGcctatacaacaacaacaacaaagttttGTCTCACTAAGTAGAGCCaattacatgaatcaaacgatatTATTGAACTTTATCATGTATCATGTTAATAgaaagaccgtttacatgtaaatctcgtttgaccacctccaggatggtcttcttagatcttcctctacctttcaccccttgtccatcttccatctcatccactctCCTGATTGGGTGTTCTGTCGgtctttttctcacatttatgaaccacctgagacgcgattctaccatctttttcacaatagatactactccaactctctctcttatatcttcattccttattctatccaatcgCGTATAACCACTCATCCATttcaatgtaacaccctaccacacagagtcttatgcttaagtcataaaattgAGGTGGTgagatattacgacctctaaaaataaaaatatacatacAAAATAGTTGAAAAGTTTTATATCTatgagcctttgaagaaaaatttaaaacaaaagtcGTAACACTTATGTAAACAGAAACTTGCGTGAAAAGAAGCGTAAGATACATATATAGGAATAATAAAAAGGGAGTGTTAAAGATACAATTAATAAGGTTTCCAACTCGGTTCGCAAAGATAAACCGGCCAAAgcatataagtatatatatacatatatataagagaaTCCCAAAATGACCCA carries:
- the LOC107643231 gene encoding serine/threonine-protein kinase HT1, producing the protein MDSDGENGRRKPECEAVGALNSKMKGTGNQSSKDMIFRADKIDLKSLDAQLEKHLSKVWSRTMSLDVKRPKEEWEIDLAKLDLRYAVAHGAYGTVYRGTYDTKDVAVKVLDWGEDGVATAAETAALRASFRQEVAVWHKLDHPNVTKFVGASMGTSNLKIPPKNPSSFDNNPPPPSRACCVIVEFLPGGTLKQYLIKNRRRKLAYKIVVQLALDLARGLSYLHSMRIVHRDVKTENMLLDTSRKLKIADFGVARVEALNPSDMTGETGTLGYMAPEVLDGKPYNRRCDVYSFGICLWEIYCCDMPYPNLSFADISSAVVRQNLRPDIPRCCPSGMANIMKRCWDANPNKRPEMKDVVTMLEALDTSRGGGMIPEDESPGCFCFAPARGP
- the LOC107643229 gene encoding pentatricopeptide repeat-containing protein At3g22690-like produces the protein MAATALPPSCVAISPATQPPKPITSTSFLKVIGSCDTLTELKQLHCHFIKNGLSHSASYLNNLIAAYVDVGTYHSLDYARKSFDYFYEETAAVSLFACNSLLRGYASTGLCDQAILLYIHMAEMGILPDKFTFPSLLSACSKVMAFAEGLQVHGALLKMGFQGNIFVRNSLIHFYAECGRVDLGRKVFDGMLERNVVSWTSLINGYVGRDLPKEAVSLFFEMVDTGIQPNPVTMVCVISACAKLKDLDLGKKVSSYIGKLGVKLNAVMGNALVDMYMKCGDIDNASKIFYECVDRNLVMYNTIMSNYAQHGLPAEVLVVLREMLQQGPCPDKVTMLSTIAACAQLGDLIVGKSSHAYVLRNGLEGWENISNAIIDMYMKCGERESGCKVFEQMPNKTVVTWNSLIAGLIRDGDVELAWKIFDEMPECDLVSWNTMIGALVQVSMFQEAIELFREMQNQGIEADRVTMVGVASACGYLGALDLAKWVYTYIERNDIQIDKQLGTALVDMFSRCGDPQSALRIFTKMDKRDVSAWTAAIGVMAMEGNTKGAIELFNEMLKQGVRPDDVVFVALLTSCSHGGSVDQGRQLFRSMKTTHGISPRIVHYGCMVDLLGRAGLLEEALDVIQSMPMEPNDVIWGSLVAACRKHNNVEMAQYAAEKITQLDPGKVGIHVLLSNIYASAGKWNEVARVRLQMKEKGIQKVPGSSSIEVQGQIQEFTSGDESHAEYTQIGLMLQEINCRLSEAGYVPNTTNVLLDVDEQEKEHLLSRHSEKLAMAYGLITTDQGAPIRVVKNLRMCSDCHSFAELVSKLYSREIIVRDNNRYHFFRDGFCSCRGYW